A portion of the Micromonospora tarapacensis genome contains these proteins:
- a CDS encoding 3-hydroxyacyl-CoA dehydrogenase family protein: protein MTGVDALIQEYLDRAMALHAVGYASRADIDLAMRLGCGLPAGPFEMLGVSSEALAPPPPLDAAGARTVHRIGVLGSGTMATGIAEVAARAGYATVLVSRDPERARAASARIARRLDKAVGRCRLTAAAAADTMGRLVTGADRTALAPCDLVVEAVAEDPAVKDKVFRELDWICRPGAVLATTTSSLSVAACAAATDRPEEVVGMHFFNPAPMMRLVELIRTAKTPPGVLATAAAVCGQLGKTPVVCDDRPGFIVNYLLFPYLNSAIRLLEGGGTTAKDIDDAVTHRYGFPMGPFALLDVVGLDVSLAIQQTLHLAYPGQALDAATMLGELVAGGRLGRKNGLGFHSYG, encoded by the coding sequence GTGACCGGCGTCGACGCCCTGATCCAGGAGTACCTCGACCGGGCGATGGCGTTGCACGCCGTCGGCTATGCGAGCAGGGCGGACATCGACCTGGCGATGCGCCTCGGTTGTGGCCTCCCGGCGGGCCCCTTCGAGATGCTCGGCGTCTCATCGGAAGCCCTCGCGCCACCGCCACCCCTGGACGCCGCAGGTGCGCGTACCGTTCACCGCATCGGCGTGCTCGGATCCGGCACCATGGCGACGGGCATCGCCGAAGTGGCCGCCAGAGCCGGGTACGCCACCGTACTCGTCTCCCGCGACCCCGAGCGGGCCAGAGCCGCATCGGCCCGAATTGCGCGACGGCTCGACAAGGCCGTCGGTCGCTGCCGGCTCACCGCCGCTGCCGCCGCCGATACCATGGGCCGTCTCGTCACAGGCGCCGACCGGACCGCTCTCGCCCCCTGCGACCTGGTGGTCGAGGCGGTCGCGGAGGACCCTGCTGTCAAGGACAAGGTCTTCCGCGAACTGGACTGGATCTGTCGCCCCGGCGCCGTCCTCGCCACCACCACGTCCAGCCTGTCGGTCGCGGCCTGCGCAGCCGCGACCGACCGGCCCGAGGAGGTCGTGGGAATGCACTTCTTCAACCCGGCGCCGATGATGCGACTCGTTGAGCTGATCCGCACGGCGAAGACGCCGCCGGGCGTTCTGGCAACGGCCGCCGCCGTGTGCGGACAACTGGGCAAGACGCCGGTCGTCTGCGACGACCGGCCCGGCTTCATCGTGAACTACCTGCTGTTTCCCTACCTCAACAGCGCGATTCGGCTTCTGGAAGGTGGCGGCACCACCGCCAAGGACATCGATGACGCCGTCACCCACCGGTACGGCTTCCCGATGGGGCCGTTCGCGCTGCTGGACGTGGTCGGACTCGACGTGTCCCTCGCCATTCAGCAGACGTTGCATCTCGCCTACCCGGGCCAGGCGCTCGACGCCGCGACAATGCTCGGTGAACTGGTCGCCGGCGGCCGGCTCGGTCGCAAGAATGGACTCGGATTCCACTCCTACGGCTGA